One Yimella lutea DNA window includes the following coding sequences:
- a CDS encoding methionine ABC transporter ATP-binding protein yields MTEPIIRFEGVGKTFKRGKASVRALDDITLDIEPGEIFAFIGFSGAGKSTLVRLINGLEAPTDGTVTVDGHTLNRLSPKKIREVRGDIGMVFQQFNLLRSRTVYGNVAYPLELAGWSKRDIYERITELLHFVGLTERAWSYPEELSGGQKQRVGIARALATKPSILLADEATSALDPDTTRDVLALLRKANEELGTTVVVITHEMEVVRSLADRVAVLDAGRMVEHGSVREIFSAPKADATRRIVGATLDTQPDEQEIDELEASYRGRLITVTANPGENLGAVIGRVGERGVGLEFVHGGVTRIKGDDLTTFTLNLTGQESDVQTVVDELARIATVREVA; encoded by the coding sequence ATGACCGAACCCATCATCCGCTTCGAAGGAGTCGGCAAGACCTTCAAGCGCGGCAAGGCGTCCGTGCGCGCCCTCGACGACATCACTCTCGACATCGAGCCCGGTGAGATCTTCGCGTTCATCGGCTTCTCCGGCGCGGGCAAGAGCACCCTGGTGCGCCTGATCAACGGACTCGAAGCACCCACCGACGGCACCGTCACCGTGGACGGCCACACGTTGAACCGATTGTCCCCCAAGAAGATCCGCGAAGTTCGCGGCGACATCGGGATGGTCTTCCAGCAGTTCAACCTGCTGCGTTCGCGCACCGTCTACGGCAATGTCGCCTATCCGCTCGAACTCGCGGGGTGGAGCAAGCGCGACATCTACGAGCGCATCACCGAACTGCTGCACTTCGTCGGTCTCACCGAGCGCGCCTGGTCCTATCCCGAGGAACTGTCCGGTGGCCAGAAGCAGCGGGTCGGCATCGCCCGCGCACTCGCCACCAAGCCGTCCATCCTGCTCGCCGACGAGGCGACCAGTGCCCTCGACCCGGACACGACCCGCGACGTCCTCGCGCTGTTGCGCAAGGCCAACGAGGAGCTCGGCACCACCGTCGTCGTCATCACCCACGAGATGGAGGTCGTCCGCTCGCTCGCCGACCGCGTCGCGGTGCTGGACGCCGGACGCATGGTCGAGCACGGCAGCGTCCGAGAGATCTTCTCCGCACCGAAGGCCGACGCCACCCGCCGCATCGTCGGCGCGACGCTGGACACCCAACCGGACGAGCAGGAGATCGACGAACTCGAAGCCTCCTACCGCGGACGTCTGATCACCGTCACCGCGAACCCGGGCGAGAACCTCGGCGCAGTCATCGGACGCGTCGGTGAGCGCGGTGTCGGGCTGGAGTTCGTCCACGGAGGTGTCACCCGGATCAAGGGCGACGACCTCACCACGTTCACGCTCAACCTGACCGGGCAGGAGTCCGACGTCCAGACCGTCGTCGACGAACTCGCCCGCATCGCCACCGTGAGGGAGGTCGCCTGA
- a CDS encoding MetQ/NlpA family ABC transporter substrate-binding protein, which produces MPASDSAIPPLPPYPGHDRGKWLSLIAGASALALAAGFGIGRATAGDDGSGPKLTTVKVGTTEANSDIWPIMQRLGKAEGLTIEPVSFSDYTQANPALSQGQIDLNLFQHLQFLGSYNVEAKQNLTPIGATVITPLPLYSKKHQKLNQIPAGGKIAIPNDATNQARALLVLQAAKLLTLKDGGNALSTPADIDKAASKVTVVPVDAAQTVASLPSVDGAIINNNFALDADLDPNKALFQDDPKSRNAEPYINVVVSRAEDKNNATYAKVVKIWHNPEVLAAKKKETKNTAVIIDRPAAELSKILQRLEKDIAAK; this is translated from the coding sequence GTGCCTGCGTCCGACTCCGCCATCCCGCCTCTGCCGCCGTACCCGGGCCACGACCGCGGCAAATGGCTCAGCCTCATCGCGGGTGCCAGCGCACTCGCCCTCGCCGCCGGGTTCGGCATCGGCCGAGCCACCGCGGGTGACGACGGCAGCGGCCCGAAGCTGACCACCGTCAAGGTCGGCACCACCGAGGCGAACAGTGACATCTGGCCGATCATGCAGCGCCTGGGCAAGGCCGAGGGCCTCACCATCGAGCCGGTCAGCTTCAGCGACTACACGCAGGCGAACCCGGCCCTGTCCCAGGGACAGATCGATCTCAACCTGTTCCAGCACCTGCAGTTCCTGGGCAGCTACAACGTCGAGGCGAAGCAGAACCTCACGCCCATCGGCGCGACCGTCATCACCCCGCTCCCGCTGTACTCCAAGAAGCACCAGAAGCTGAACCAGATCCCGGCCGGCGGCAAGATCGCCATCCCGAACGACGCCACCAACCAGGCACGAGCGCTGCTGGTGCTGCAGGCGGCAAAACTGCTGACCCTCAAGGACGGCGGCAACGCCCTGTCCACACCGGCCGACATCGACAAGGCCGCCTCGAAGGTGACCGTCGTGCCCGTGGACGCCGCACAGACCGTCGCGTCCCTGCCTTCCGTGGACGGCGCGATCATCAACAACAACTTCGCGCTCGATGCCGACCTCGATCCGAACAAGGCGCTGTTCCAGGACGACCCGAAGTCGCGCAACGCCGAGCCGTACATCAACGTGGTCGTCTCCCGTGCCGAGGACAAGAACAACGCGACCTACGCCAAGGTCGTGAAGATCTGGCACAACCCCGAGGTCCTCGCTGCTAAGAAGAAGGAGACCAAGAACACCGCGGTGATCATCGACCGTCCGGCGGCCGAGCTGAGCAAGATCCTGCAGCGGCTCGAGAAGGACATCGCGGCGAAATGA
- a CDS encoding methionine ABC transporter permease yields MGNDTDWGVLSPILQESIWQTLLMVAVTVVVGGGLGLVLGVLLYTTRAGGILANRAVYTVLNLLVNIVRPIPFIIFITAVGPLTLNVMGTTVGTRAVLFPLALAATFGISRIVEQNLVSVDPGVIEAAEAMGASPWRTIRTVLIPEALGPLVLGYTFALVAVVDMTAIAGAIGGGGLGQFAITYGYQRFDWTVTWVAVAIIVVIVQVAQFSGNALSRKIMRR; encoded by the coding sequence ATGGGTAACGACACCGACTGGGGTGTACTGTCGCCGATTCTGCAGGAGTCGATCTGGCAAACGCTGCTGATGGTCGCGGTGACCGTGGTCGTCGGCGGCGGGCTCGGGTTGGTCCTCGGCGTGCTGCTCTACACGACCCGCGCCGGCGGCATCCTGGCCAACCGCGCCGTCTACACCGTGCTCAACCTGCTGGTGAACATCGTCCGGCCGATCCCGTTCATCATCTTCATCACCGCGGTCGGTCCGCTGACGCTCAACGTGATGGGGACGACGGTCGGGACGCGTGCCGTGCTGTTCCCGCTCGCGCTGGCTGCCACGTTCGGCATCTCGCGCATCGTCGAGCAGAACCTCGTCTCCGTCGACCCCGGCGTGATCGAGGCGGCCGAGGCGATGGGTGCGTCACCGTGGCGGACAATCCGGACGGTGCTGATCCCCGAGGCGCTCGGCCCGCTGGTGCTCGGTTACACCTTCGCCCTCGTCGCGGTGGTCGACATGACCGCGATCGCCGGCGCCATCGGCGGTGGCGGTTTGGGTCAGTTCGCGATCACGTACGGATACCAGCGCTTCGACTGGACCGTCACCTGGGTCGCGGTCGCGATCATCGTGGTGATCGTGCAGGTCGCGCAGTTCAGCGGAAACGCGTTGTCGCGCAAGATCATGCGCCGCTGA